In a single window of the Chondrocystis sp. NIES-4102 genome:
- a CDS encoding S-layer domain protein, whose protein sequence is MKLSKKFKLAAIFTTAIALSTITFPIMANVTEEPIVEQQIIGVAVPAGAIGYNLAVVEQIPGKQQCWSESGSQPTIVDPLWTTFDFTGSCRRSTDSNGYSVRLDGQDTSLDYLLNIIPKGEGLQLIGQNRNDNSKVVIGQTFGKADGKYLKIYLNPGWKFTKKNIDGQSLGHYFFSGDTKAIAAAGNTVPTPPQPSASFTDIANDIYKKEIEESVALGFIAGYKDKTFLPTQSLTREQLVSMVYGALDTIDTVPVAVPAVPTQPYPDVQSSRWSAAKIQWAKENNIVKGYPDGSFRPANPVTRAELMAVLQNVAKFANTKQGKPAELVANKEVMTFSDTNGHWAAETIKSMSTYCSVASPYQETGTAFKPNQPAERNYAAAATLRTHHCLTGHNKAKGPNEMMGKPNEMMQKPNEMMQKPNEMMQEQKK, encoded by the coding sequence ATGAAGTTATCAAAAAAATTCAAATTAGCAGCGATTTTTACAACAGCGATCGCTCTATCCACAATTACCTTTCCAATTATGGCTAATGTGACCGAAGAACCTATTGTTGAACAGCAAATAATAGGCGTTGCTGTGCCAGCAGGGGCAATTGGTTACAATTTAGCGGTAGTTGAGCAAATTCCTGGTAAACAACAGTGCTGGAGTGAAAGTGGTTCACAGCCTACTATTGTTGACCCTCTTTGGACAACTTTTGACTTTACAGGTAGTTGCCGTCGTTCAACCGATAGTAATGGTTATTCAGTGCGTCTCGATGGTCAAGATACCAGCTTAGATTATTTATTAAACATTATTCCCAAAGGGGAAGGATTGCAGCTAATTGGTCAAAACCGCAACGATAATTCTAAAGTCGTTATCGGTCAAACTTTTGGCAAGGCAGACGGCAAATATCTTAAAATCTATTTAAATCCTGGTTGGAAGTTCACTAAGAAAAACATCGATGGTCAATCTTTAGGTCACTATTTCTTTAGTGGAGATACCAAAGCGATCGCTGCTGCTGGAAATACTGTTCCTACACCACCTCAACCATCTGCAAGCTTTACTGATATTGCCAACGATATTTATAAAAAGGAAATTGAAGAATCCGTTGCCCTTGGCTTTATTGCAGGCTACAAAGATAAAACTTTTCTCCCCACTCAATCTCTAACTAGAGAACAATTAGTTTCTATGGTTTACGGAGCTTTAGACACTATTGACACCGTACCCGTTGCAGTTCCTGCTGTACCAACTCAACCTTATCCCGATGTTCAATCTTCCCGTTGGAGTGCTGCTAAAATTCAATGGGCAAAAGAAAACAACATTGTAAAAGGATATCCTGATGGGTCTTTTAGACCAGCAAATCCCGTTACTAGAGCGGAATTAATGGCTGTGTTACAAAATGTAGCTAAATTTGCCAACACTAAACAGGGCAAACCAGCAGAATTAGTAGCTAATAAAGAGGTTATGACTTTTTCTGATACTAATGGACACTGGGCAGCAGAGACAATAAAATCTATGTCTACTTATTGCAGTGTAGCTTCTCCCTATCAGGAAACAGGCACGGCTTTCAAACCTAACCAACCTGCGGAAAGAAATTATGCAGCAGCAGCCACTCTTAGAACTCATCACTGCTTAACAGGTCACAATAAAGCAAAAGGGCCTAACGAAATGATGGGCAAGCCTAACGAGATGATGCAAAAGCCTAACGAAATGATGCAAAAGCCTAACGAGATGATGCAAGAGCAAAAGAAATAG
- the ndhG gene encoding NADH dehydrogenase subunit J, whose product MNLAEGVQIVSFGILALMMIGTALGVVLLPQIVHSAFLLAGVFVSIAGLYILLNADFVAAAQILVYVGAVSVLILFAIMLVNKQENYAELPGRLVRKISTAVVCFGLFALLATMVLATPWSLDTTSPAVVGNTIVTLGEHFFSDYLLPFELASVLLLMAMVGAIILARRDLIPESLPTSETVSTSLTLPERPRELATLSNKKSELN is encoded by the coding sequence GTGAATTTAGCTGAAGGAGTCCAAATAGTTTCTTTTGGCATCTTGGCATTAATGATGATTGGAACAGCTTTAGGGGTGGTTTTATTACCTCAAATTGTTCATTCTGCTTTTTTGTTAGCAGGGGTATTCGTCAGTATTGCTGGTTTATATATTCTGCTGAATGCAGATTTTGTGGCTGCTGCCCAAATCTTAGTTTATGTTGGTGCGGTTAGTGTGCTAATTTTGTTTGCGATTATGTTGGTCAATAAGCAAGAAAATTATGCAGAATTACCTGGTCGTTTGGTGCGGAAAATCTCAACTGCAGTAGTATGTTTTGGCTTATTTGCGCTTTTGGCAACAATGGTCTTAGCAACTCCTTGGTCTTTGGATACTACTTCTCCTGCTGTTGTCGGCAACACAATTGTCACTCTTGGGGAACATTTCTTTAGTGATTATCTTTTACCCTTTGAGTTGGCTTCGGTATTGCTTTTGATGGCGATGGTGGGAGCAATTATCTTAGCGCGTCGCGATTTAATTCCAGAGTCTTTACCAACTAGTGAGACTGTAAGCACCAGTTTAACTTTGCCTGAACGTCCACGAGAATTAGCTACTTTAAGCAATAAAAAATCTGAGTTGAATTAA
- the ndhI gene encoding NADH-plastoquinone oxidoreductase subunit I, with amino-acid sequence MFKILQQVQDYAKESWQAAKYIGQGLSVTFDHMQRRPVTVQYPYEKLVPSERYRGRIHYEFDKCIACEVCVRVCPINLPVVDWEFDKQSKKKKLNHYSIDFGVCIFCGNCVEYCPTNCLSMTEEYELASYDRHELNYDSVALGRLPYKVTQDPMVTPLKEFAYLPKGEISPRDLPPGSQRAGKRPEDILKELEAAKPKEAVSE; translated from the coding sequence ATGTTTAAGATTCTCCAACAAGTACAAGACTATGCCAAAGAAAGTTGGCAAGCAGCGAAATACATCGGTCAAGGTCTTTCTGTCACCTTTGATCATATGCAACGTCGCCCTGTTACTGTTCAGTACCCTTATGAAAAATTAGTTCCCTCCGAACGTTATCGTGGCAGAATTCACTACGAATTTGATAAATGTATCGCTTGTGAAGTTTGTGTCCGCGTTTGTCCCATTAATTTACCTGTGGTTGATTGGGAATTTGATAAACAATCTAAAAAGAAAAAGCTCAATCACTATAGTATCGATTTTGGCGTTTGTATCTTCTGTGGTAACTGCGTAGAATACTGTCCTACAAACTGTCTATCTATGACAGAAGAATATGAATTGGCATCCTATGATCGTCACGAACTTAACTACGATAGTGTTGCCCTAGGTCGTCTGCCCTATAAAGTAACTCAAGATCCAATGGTGACTCCTTTAAAAGAGTTTGCTTATTTACCAAAAGGCGAAATAAGTCCTCGCGATTTACCACCAGGATCACAACGTGCTGGCAAACGCCCAGAAGATATTCTCAAAGAACTTGAGGCAGCTAAACCTAAAGAGGCAGTTAGTGAATAG
- a CDS encoding alcohol dehydrogenase GroES domain protein encodes MKAVCWHGANNLQVDNVSDPVIQDDRDAIIKITSTAICGSDLHLYNGYIPTMEKGDIMGHEFMGEVVETGKGVNNLKKGDRVVVPFTIACGGCFFCQKDLWSLCDNSNPNKELAEKAYGHSSSGLFGYSHTFGGFAGGQAEYARVPYADVGPMKVPDGLEDEKVLFLTDIFPTGYMAAENADIEPGDTVAVWGCGPVGQFAIRSAYMLGAERVIAIDSVPERLKMAKEQSHAEVLNYEEVGILEALNEMTNGRGPDRCIEAVGMEAHGAGAMDLLDKAKQKLRLETGRPIALREAILACRKGGTVSIPGVYGGFVDHIPLGAIVNKSLTLRSGQTHVQRYLEPLLQRIQNGDIDPSYIITHRFNLEDAVKGYDIFRDKKDECIKVVLKP; translated from the coding sequence ATGAAAGCTGTATGCTGGCACGGTGCTAATAATCTGCAAGTAGATAATGTAAGCGACCCCGTAATACAAGACGATCGCGATGCAATTATTAAGATTACTTCAACGGCAATTTGTGGTTCTGATTTGCACCTTTACAACGGCTATATTCCCACTATGGAAAAAGGGGATATTATGGGTCACGAATTTATGGGGGAGGTGGTTGAGACAGGTAAAGGAGTTAATAATTTAAAAAAAGGCGATCGCGTTGTTGTTCCTTTTACGATCGCTTGTGGTGGGTGCTTCTTTTGCCAGAAAGATTTATGGTCTTTATGTGATAACTCTAACCCTAATAAGGAGTTGGCGGAAAAAGCTTATGGTCATTCCTCTTCGGGATTATTTGGCTATTCCCATACCTTTGGTGGCTTTGCTGGCGGTCAGGCGGAATATGCCCGTGTTCCCTATGCTGATGTTGGGCCGATGAAAGTTCCCGACGGCTTAGAAGATGAAAAAGTTTTGTTTTTAACTGATATTTTCCCCACTGGATATATGGCAGCCGAAAATGCTGATATTGAACCAGGAGATACGGTAGCTGTTTGGGGTTGTGGGCCAGTAGGGCAGTTTGCTATTAGAAGTGCATATATGTTGGGTGCAGAGCGAGTAATTGCTATTGATAGTGTTCCCGAAAGGCTAAAAATGGCTAAAGAACAAAGTCATGCAGAAGTGCTTAACTATGAAGAGGTGGGTATTCTAGAAGCTCTTAATGAAATGACCAATGGTAGGGGCCCCGATCGCTGTATTGAAGCAGTGGGTATGGAAGCACATGGGGCTGGCGCAATGGATCTATTAGATAAAGCTAAACAAAAGTTGCGCTTAGAAACTGGTCGACCAATTGCCCTACGGGAAGCCATTCTTGCCTGTCGTAAAGGTGGCACGGTTTCAATTCCTGGGGTTTATGGCGGTTTTGTAGATCATATACCTTTAGGAGCGATTGTTAATAAATCTTTGACTTTACGTTCTGGTCAAACCCATGTTCAAAGATATTTAGAACCATTGCTACAACGTATTCAAAATGGCGATATCGATCCTTCTTATATTATTACCCATCGTTTTAATTTAGAAGATGCAGTTAAAGGTTACGACATCTTTAGAGATAAAAAGGATGAATGTATTAAGGTAGTATTAAAACCGTAA
- a CDS encoding binding-protein-dependent transport systems inner membrane component, with translation MKAKSNFISSPTISGWTFLVAAIALIVAIPILFVFSSIFTKSSDIWQHLVTTVLPDYILNSCLLMLLVAIGVCVIGVGTAWIVTMCRFWGSGCLEWGLLLPLAAPAYLLAYAYTNMLDYFGPVQSSLRQIFGWTSIGDYWFPNIRSLWGAALMLLLVLYPYVYLLARVAFLEQSVCTIEASRSLGSNPWQSFFTVALPLARPAIMAGLALALMETLNDLGTVEYFGVNTFTTGIYRTWLGMGERSAAAQLAAFLMLFVLILIVLERRSRSEAQYYESSNSLKKFTPYQLSLGHSILAIIACLLPVSLGFIIPATYLVQLTFNNLDSAFDQDFWNLTSHSFILAIITAIAAMLISLLMAYGQRLQPNWLMKSAVRIAAMGYAIPGSVIAVGVLIPVAQLDNLIDSWMRAIFNISTGLLLSGTIASLIFAYLVRFLAVGFGSVESSLNKISPNLDDASRSLGYGSTSTLWKIHTPLMAGGLLTSTMLVFVDVMKELPATLVIRPFNFDTLGIRVYQYASDERLAFASAPALAIVLVGLIPVILLSWRIARSR, from the coding sequence GTGAAAGCTAAATCTAATTTTATTTCATCGCCAACTATAAGTGGTTGGACATTTTTGGTAGCTGCGATCGCGCTAATTGTTGCTATACCGATTTTATTTGTTTTTAGTAGTATTTTTACTAAATCTAGCGATATCTGGCAGCATTTAGTCACCACAGTTTTACCAGACTATATTTTAAACTCTTGTTTATTAATGCTCTTAGTAGCTATCGGAGTTTGTGTAATTGGTGTTGGCACAGCCTGGATAGTAACAATGTGTCGTTTTTGGGGTAGTGGGTGTTTAGAATGGGGATTACTTTTACCTTTGGCTGCACCCGCCTATTTACTCGCTTACGCCTATACTAATATGCTCGATTATTTTGGGCCAGTACAATCTAGTTTACGCCAGATCTTCGGTTGGACTAGTATAGGAGATTATTGGTTTCCCAACATTCGTTCTCTTTGGGGGGCTGCGCTAATGTTGCTGTTGGTGCTATATCCCTATGTGTACTTGCTAGCACGGGTGGCATTTTTAGAGCAGTCTGTATGTACCATTGAGGCGAGTCGATCTTTAGGATCTAATCCCTGGCAAAGTTTTTTTACCGTAGCCCTACCCCTAGCAAGACCAGCAATTATGGCAGGTTTGGCTTTAGCTTTGATGGAAACCCTCAATGATTTAGGCACGGTAGAATATTTTGGTGTAAACACTTTTACTACAGGGATCTATCGGACTTGGTTAGGGATGGGAGAAAGATCGGCTGCTGCACAGTTAGCTGCTTTTTTAATGTTGTTTGTGCTGATTTTAATAGTTTTAGAAAGGCGATCGCGCAGTGAAGCCCAATATTATGAAAGTTCTAATTCCTTAAAAAAATTTACTCCCTATCAATTAAGTTTAGGACACAGTATTTTAGCCATTATTGCTTGTTTGTTACCTGTAAGCTTAGGATTTATCATTCCTGCAACTTATTTAGTCCAGTTAACTTTTAATAATTTAGATTCAGCATTTGATCAAGATTTTTGGAATTTAACTTCCCATAGTTTTATTTTGGCAATTATTACCGCGATCGCTGCTATGTTAATCTCCTTATTAATGGCTTATGGGCAAAGATTACAACCCAACTGGTTAATGAAGAGTGCCGTAAGAATTGCTGCTATGGGTTATGCTATTCCAGGATCGGTAATTGCTGTGGGGGTATTAATACCTGTGGCGCAATTAGATAATCTGATAGATAGTTGGATGCGTGCCATTTTTAATATTTCCACAGGTTTATTACTTTCAGGTACGATAGCCTCTTTAATTTTTGCCTATTTGGTACGCTTTTTAGCCGTTGGGTTTGGATCAGTAGAATCTAGCCTCAATAAGATTTCTCCCAATTTAGATGATGCCTCTCGCAGTTTAGGTTATGGTTCAACTAGTACCCTGTGGAAAATTCACACTCCCCTAATGGCAGGAGGGTTGTTAACCTCAACTATGCTAGTTTTTGTGGATGTAATGAAGGAACTTCCTGCTACTTTAGTAATTCGCCCCTTCAATTTCGATACTTTGGGTATTCGAGTCTATCAATATGCCTCCGATGAACGCTTGGCGTTCGCTTCTGCCCCTGCTTTAGCAATTGTTTTGGTGGGGCTAATTCCTGTAATTTTATTAAGTTGGCGTATTGCTCGCTCTCGTTAA
- the ndhA gene encoding NADH dehydrogenase subunit 1 translates to MNSGIDLQGSFIQTLQDFGLSAGLAKTIWLPLPMLLMIIGATVGVLVVVWLERKISAAAQQRIGPEYAGPLGVLQPVADGIKLVFKEDVIPAKADPWLFTIGPVLVVVPVFLSYLIVPFGQNLVITDLNVGIFIWISLSSIAPIGLLMSGYASNNKYALLGGLRAAAQSISYEIPLALSVLAIAMMSNSLSTVDIVNQQSGYGILGWNIWRQPVGFIIFWIAALAECERLPFDLPEAEEELVAGYQTEYSGMKFALFYLGSYVNLVLSALVFAVLYLGGWEFFVPLDRLADWLGVAQTTPWLQVLTAALGIIMTLGKAYFLVFIAILLRWTVPRVRIDQLLDLGWKFLLPVSLANLLITAALKLSFPMAFGG, encoded by the coding sequence ATGAACTCAGGAATCGATTTACAAGGAAGTTTTATCCAAACTCTACAAGATTTTGGGCTTTCGGCAGGTTTAGCTAAAACCATTTGGCTGCCATTACCAATGTTATTAATGATTATTGGTGCAACTGTCGGGGTTTTGGTAGTTGTCTGGTTAGAGAGAAAAATCTCTGCTGCTGCCCAACAGCGTATTGGGCCAGAATATGCAGGGCCATTGGGAGTACTGCAACCAGTAGCTGACGGTATCAAATTAGTCTTCAAAGAAGATGTAATCCCTGCTAAAGCTGACCCTTGGTTGTTTACTATAGGGCCAGTGCTAGTAGTTGTTCCCGTCTTTTTATCTTATCTTATTGTTCCTTTTGGACAGAATTTAGTAATTACCGATCTCAATGTCGGTATTTTTATTTGGATTTCCCTATCTAGTATTGCCCCAATTGGTTTACTAATGTCGGGTTATGCCTCTAATAATAAATATGCCCTCTTAGGCGGATTAAGAGCAGCAGCCCAGTCCATTAGCTATGAAATACCTCTGGCTCTTTCAGTACTGGCGATCGCCATGATGTCCAATAGTCTTAGTACAGTGGATATCGTCAATCAGCAGTCTGGATACGGCATCTTGGGTTGGAATATTTGGAGACAGCCCGTTGGATTTATTATCTTTTGGATCGCAGCCTTAGCTGAGTGTGAACGTTTACCCTTTGACTTACCAGAAGCAGAAGAAGAATTAGTAGCAGGTTATCAAACAGAATATTCAGGTATGAAATTTGCCCTCTTCTATCTAGGGTCATATGTAAACTTGGTATTATCAGCCCTAGTATTTGCCGTACTTTATTTAGGAGGATGGGAATTTTTTGTACCTTTAGATCGTTTAGCAGATTGGTTAGGTGTGGCACAAACCACTCCTTGGCTACAAGTGCTAACTGCTGCTTTAGGTATTATTATGACCCTGGGTAAAGCTTACTTTTTAGTCTTTATCGCTATCCTACTCCGTTGGACTGTACCCCGTGTACGTATTGACCAATTACTAGATTTAGGTTGGAAATTTCTGTTGCCTGTCTCACTGGCAAACCTTTTGATTACTGCTGCCCTAAAATTATCATTTCCTATGGCATTTGGTGGTTAA
- a CDS encoding stress protein, translated as MAINLNKGQRISLEKVAPGLVQIYVGLGWDINFTDTGSDFDIDASLFLLNSNDKLISDQHFIFYNNPNSPDPDQSIQQRGDNRTGAGEGDDEIIDVNLKTIPQDIEKIAIAITIHEAAKRHQNFGQVSNAFVRIVNCQNDEEIIRYDLTEDFSIETALIMAELYRKDGEWRMNAVGAGYEGGLEALVDRYQ; from the coding sequence ATGGCAATTAATTTAAACAAAGGACAAAGAATTTCTTTAGAGAAGGTAGCCCCAGGACTAGTACAAATTTATGTAGGTTTAGGCTGGGATATCAATTTTACCGATACTGGCAGCGATTTTGATATTGATGCTTCACTATTTCTGTTAAATAGTAATGATAAATTGATTAGTGATCAGCACTTCATTTTCTATAACAATCCTAATAGTCCCGATCCTGACCAATCTATACAACAGAGGGGGGATAATCGTACTGGTGCCGGGGAAGGCGATGACGAAATTATCGATGTTAATTTAAAAACCATTCCTCAAGACATCGAAAAAATTGCGATCGCCATAACTATTCATGAAGCAGCAAAACGCCATCAAAATTTTGGTCAAGTAAGTAATGCCTTTGTACGTATCGTTAATTGTCAAAATGACGAGGAAATTATTCGCTACGACCTAACTGAAGACTTTTCCATTGAAACTGCTCTAATTATGGCAGAACTCTATCGTAAAGATGGTGAGTGGCGCATGAATGCGGTAGGTGCAGGTTATGAGGGTGGATTAGAAGCTTTAGTTGATAGATATCAGTAA
- a CDS encoding stress protein, which translates to MAVNLSKGQRISLEKVSPGLSEIYVGLGWDTNITDTGHDFDIDSSLFLLDNTEKLISDQHFIFYNNLVSPDPQKSVEHLGDNRTGVGEGDDEVIKVNLRQVPTDVNKIAITVTIHEAQQRQQNFGQVSNAFVRVVNAQNQQEVVRYDLTEDFSIETALIMAELYRKDGEWRINAVGAGYEGGLQALVDRYQ; encoded by the coding sequence ATGGCAGTTAATCTTAGTAAAGGACAACGGATATCTTTAGAAAAAGTTTCCCCAGGTTTAAGTGAAATTTATGTAGGCTTAGGTTGGGACACTAATATTACAGATACTGGACACGATTTCGATATCGATTCATCACTGTTTTTATTAGACAATACTGAGAAGTTAATTTCCGATCAACACTTTATTTTTTACAATAATCTTGTTAGTCCCGATCCTCAAAAATCTGTCGAACATTTAGGGGACAATAGAACAGGTGTTGGTGAAGGTGATGACGAGGTTATTAAAGTCAATCTGCGACAAGTTCCTACTGATGTAAATAAGATTGCCATAACTGTAACTATTCATGAAGCTCAACAACGTCAACAAAATTTCGGTCAAGTAAGTAATGCTTTTGTGCGCGTAGTTAATGCTCAAAACCAACAAGAAGTAGTTCGCTATGATTTAACTGAAGATTTTTCTATTGAAACAGCTTTAATTATGGCAGAACTTTATCGTAAAGATGGCGAATGGCGCATCAATGCGGTGGGTGCAGGTTATGAGGGAGGATTACAAGCTTTAGTAGACAGGTATCAGTAA
- a CDS encoding stress protein, whose protein sequence is MAINLTKGQRISLTKEDPTLKQIMCGLGWDVAPNSGGFFGGNKQFDLDSSVICLNENKKLTDIKNIIYFGNLRHSSSAIAHQGDNLTGAGEGDDEIINIDLPLIPSDITYLLFAINIYKCNERRQDFSQVNNAFVRLVNRNSNRELARYNLSGKEYQGMTGMILAEVYRHNDDWKMAAVGNGFKVGTLADIAKIYT, encoded by the coding sequence ATGGCAATCAATCTCACGAAAGGACAAAGAATTTCTTTAACTAAAGAAGATCCCACCCTCAAGCAAATTATGTGTGGACTGGGTTGGGATGTTGCCCCTAATTCTGGGGGTTTCTTTGGAGGAAATAAACAATTTGATCTCGATTCTTCGGTAATTTGTTTAAATGAAAACAAAAAACTGACTGATATTAAAAATATAATTTACTTCGGCAATCTCAGGCATAGTTCCAGCGCGATCGCTCATCAAGGGGATAATCTAACTGGGGCTGGAGAGGGAGACGACGAAATTATTAATATCGATTTACCTTTGATTCCTTCTGATATTACTTATTTACTGTTTGCTATCAATATCTATAAATGTAATGAACGACGACAAGATTTTAGTCAGGTTAATAATGCCTTCGTACGTTTAGTTAACCGCAACAGTAATCGGGAATTGGCTCGTTATAATCTGTCTGGCAAGGAATATCAAGGTATGACGGGTATGATTTTAGCTGAAGTGTATCGTCATAATGATGATTGGAAAATGGCAGCAGTCGGTAATGGGTTTAAAGTAGGTACTTTGGCAGATATTGCTAAAATTTATACCTAA
- a CDS encoding carotenoid oxygenase, producing the protein MTTVSKLKAWHGAIAQPATEFVSTSLSIIEGKIPTDLRGSLYRNGPARLSWGKQQVGHWFDGDGAILRVNFTDSGATALYRYVQTTGYLAEQAASSFIFPNYGMTAAGGFWNNWLKPVKNTANTSVLALGDRLLALWEGGLPHALDLETLATVGLDNLSGLTSKQSFSAHPKVDSQTAEIFSYGVSVGLNTVLNLYKCDPTGKLQKHNTYTLSGLPLIHDFCLAGQYLVFLVSPVRIDLPPIILGKKSYSEAMLWKPELGTEVLIFERENLSLVSRSQTEPWFQWHFANGYVNDEGNIVTEFIRYQDFATNQYLKEVASGATKTIAKGTLSSLTINPQTAKVISNQKLADAQAEFPIVSPIKIGQNWRYTYLNVHPLGAKLGEELFTAIARFDRETNDLAIADLGSNCYPSEPILVPRQDDPEQGWLVTVVYDGNSDSSEVRIYQSDRLFADPVCRLALPAVIPHSFHGTWQPAA; encoded by the coding sequence ATGACTACAGTATCTAAACTTAAAGCCTGGCACGGCGCGATCGCTCAACCTGCTACTGAATTTGTTTCTACTTCCCTATCGATTATTGAGGGCAAAATCCCTACTGACCTTAGAGGTTCATTGTATCGTAATGGCCCTGCTAGGTTATCTTGGGGTAAACAACAAGTAGGACACTGGTTTGATGGCGATGGGGCAATTTTAAGGGTAAATTTTACTGATTCTGGGGCAACAGCATTGTATCGCTATGTACAAACTACAGGGTATTTAGCTGAACAAGCTGCTTCCTCTTTTATTTTTCCTAACTATGGGATGACGGCTGCTGGTGGATTTTGGAATAATTGGCTCAAACCAGTTAAAAATACTGCTAATACCTCTGTTTTAGCCCTAGGCGATCGCTTATTGGCTTTATGGGAAGGTGGTTTACCCCATGCCTTGGATTTAGAAACGTTGGCAACTGTTGGGTTGGATAATTTGTCTGGTTTGACCTCTAAGCAATCTTTCTCGGCACATCCCAAAGTTGATTCTCAAACGGCAGAAATTTTTAGTTACGGGGTTAGCGTTGGTTTAAATACTGTCCTTAATTTGTATAAATGTGATCCGACAGGTAAGCTACAAAAACATAATACCTATACTTTATCAGGATTGCCTTTAATTCACGATTTTTGTTTAGCAGGACAATATTTAGTTTTTCTTGTCTCTCCAGTTAGGATAGATTTGCCACCAATTATCTTAGGTAAGAAATCCTATAGTGAGGCGATGCTTTGGAAGCCTGAATTAGGCACGGAGGTTTTAATTTTTGAGAGGGAAAATTTATCTTTGGTTAGTCGTAGTCAGACAGAACCTTGGTTTCAATGGCATTTTGCCAATGGTTATGTTAACGATGAGGGTAATATAGTCACAGAATTTATTCGTTATCAGGATTTTGCCACCAATCAATATTTAAAAGAAGTGGCATCAGGTGCAACTAAAACTATTGCTAAAGGAACTTTATCTTCACTGACTATAAATCCTCAAACTGCTAAAGTAATCAGTAATCAAAAGTTAGCTGATGCTCAAGCAGAGTTTCCCATTGTATCTCCGATAAAGATTGGACAGAATTGGCGTTATACCTACTTAAATGTTCATCCGTTAGGTGCAAAACTAGGTGAAGAATTATTTACAGCGATCGCCCGTTTTGACCGAGAAACTAATGATTTAGCGATCGCCGATTTAGGATCAAATTGTTATCCTAGTGAACCTATTTTAGTTCCCAGACAAGATGACCCTGAACAAGGTTGGTTGGTTACTGTTGTATACGATGGCAATAGTGATAGTAGTGAAGTAAGAATTTACCAAAGCGATCGTTTATTTGCTGATCCTGTATGTCGATTGGCTTTACCCGCAGTTATTCCCCATAGTTTTCATGGTACTTGGCAGCCAGCAGCTTAA
- the ndhE gene encoding NADH dehydrogenase subunit 4L — MQLEFFLLLAAALFCIGIYGLITSRNAVRVLMSIELMLNGVNLNLVGFSNFLDHTNIRGQVFSVFVITVAAAEAAVGLAIVLAIYRNRETIDMEQFNLLKW, encoded by the coding sequence GTGCAATTAGAATTTTTTTTATTACTCGCAGCAGCATTATTTTGTATCGGTATTTATGGTCTAATCACCAGCCGTAATGCAGTTAGAGTCTTGATGTCAATTGAATTAATGCTTAATGGAGTAAATCTTAATTTAGTAGGATTTTCCAATTTTTTAGACCATACCAACATTAGAGGTCAAGTATTTTCAGTATTTGTAATTACCGTCGCAGCAGCAGAAGCAGCAGTAGGATTAGCGATTGTCCTAGCTATTTATCGTAATCGCGAAACTATAGATATGGAACAGTTTAATTTACTCAAATGGTAG